A window of Pirellula sp. SH-Sr6A contains these coding sequences:
- the mqo gene encoding malate dehydrogenase (quinone): MTYNSHVESPDVILIGSGIMSSNLGAMLKKIAPELKIQLYEVSNELAQESSNGWHNAGTGHAGICELSYTPFMRPDGTVDVSKAIEIFGQFELSKLFWGYALKSGMIQNGRDFINPVPHISFVYGEKSVQYLEARYKGLTAHHFFQGMEFTTDPERVHEWAPLLMEGREKIPVAATKMDNGTDVNFGEISRKLIHWLSEQPGCGVATNHRVVGLKRTSRGWDVTIQAKGGNRIQSSAKFVFVGAGGGSLPLLQMSGIAEGKGFGGFPIGGQWLVCDSPDIVSRHQAKVYGQSPGAAPTMAVPHLDTRVIDGKKSLLFGPYAAWTTKFLHKHGSFFDLPGSMRLDNVSSLIKVGLYNLPLVRYLIQQGTQSMASRMKSLREFYPDAKDYDWRLIDAGIRVQAIKKEDGKAGIVHYGTEIVTDADHTISALLGASPGASVSVYLMLEVIKKCFPDLVNDPQRKPALLEMFPCYGENIASPEYSERFPSLDQQAESNLFS, translated from the coding sequence ATGACCTACAATTCGCACGTTGAGTCCCCGGACGTCATCCTCATCGGTAGCGGCATCATGTCGTCCAACCTCGGAGCGATGCTTAAGAAAATCGCGCCCGAGCTCAAAATCCAGCTTTACGAGGTCTCGAATGAGTTGGCCCAGGAAAGTTCGAACGGGTGGCATAATGCAGGGACTGGTCACGCCGGAATCTGCGAGCTGAGCTATACTCCATTCATGCGACCCGACGGGACCGTCGACGTCTCCAAAGCGATTGAAATCTTTGGGCAGTTCGAGCTGTCGAAACTGTTTTGGGGCTATGCACTCAAGTCGGGGATGATCCAAAACGGCAGGGACTTCATCAACCCCGTCCCTCATATCAGCTTTGTTTATGGCGAAAAATCGGTGCAGTATCTTGAGGCCCGTTACAAGGGGCTGACAGCGCATCATTTCTTTCAAGGGATGGAGTTCACCACGGACCCGGAACGCGTACACGAGTGGGCACCCTTGCTCATGGAAGGGCGCGAAAAGATCCCGGTCGCCGCGACCAAGATGGACAACGGCACCGACGTGAACTTTGGCGAGATCTCTCGCAAACTGATTCATTGGCTCTCGGAGCAACCAGGCTGTGGCGTCGCGACCAACCATCGCGTGGTCGGTCTAAAGCGGACGAGTCGCGGCTGGGATGTGACCATCCAAGCCAAGGGTGGCAACAGGATTCAAAGCAGTGCCAAATTCGTATTTGTCGGTGCGGGGGGAGGCAGCCTCCCACTCTTGCAAATGTCGGGGATCGCGGAGGGGAAGGGATTTGGCGGATTCCCCATCGGCGGTCAATGGCTGGTCTGCGATAGCCCGGATATAGTCTCTCGGCATCAGGCAAAGGTATACGGACAGAGCCCTGGCGCCGCTCCGACCATGGCAGTTCCCCACTTGGACACGCGCGTCATCGACGGAAAGAAATCCCTTCTGTTTGGTCCCTATGCGGCTTGGACTACCAAATTTCTGCACAAACACGGCAGCTTCTTTGATCTTCCCGGTTCGATGCGATTGGACAATGTTAGCTCGTTGATCAAGGTAGGTCTCTACAACTTGCCGCTCGTTCGCTACTTGATCCAGCAAGGGACGCAGAGCATGGCATCACGCATGAAGTCCTTGCGAGAGTTCTATCCCGATGCGAAGGACTACGACTGGCGGTTGATCGATGCTGGGATTCGGGTGCAAGCCATCAAGAAGGAAGACGGAAAGGCGGGGATCGTTCACTACGGGACGGAAATCGTCACCGACGCCGATCATACGATCTCTGCGCTTCTCGGAGCATCGCCGGGGGCTTCCGTCTCGGTTTATTTGATGTTGGAAGTAATCAAGAAATGCTTCCCGGACTTGGTGAATGATCCGCAGCGCAAGCCTGCGTTGTTGGAAATGTTCCCTTGCTATGGAGAAAACATCGCTTCACCCGAATATTCGGAACGCTTCCCTTCCCTCGATCAACAAGCTGAATCAAATCTCTTCTCATGA
- a CDS encoding basic secretory protein-like protein — protein MITTSSSLHPWSSHQFAATVFSTCIAMILAPSLAAQVRVDAEQSNESQFFEFERIQRPAVNDLGMKAKWAVVRGRLDGNSIGTPALGDGKIPQTEDSPRENCFFAAGSGGGCLAADLGATQDIAEVVTYSWHPSSRAPQRFTLYAATGEHEGFVWDRLDNDRSPEQQGWKRIADVDTRTRRGAGGQHASRVTDESGSLGTYRYWLVEVQPTAANDPFAHTFLCEIDFIAKSVDLPERIVAPERQSFAFSSSDGQYQYVIDVTAAPELADWTETELKPVILEWYPRIVAMLPSEGFTAPTKVTFRYQPSAKMEGIPAYAQGGTISLNAGWMNREKNREARGAVVHEMVHVVQSYQGRRNRGARREPTPGWIVEGIPDYIRWFLYEPQSKGAVLSKEALSKAKHDASYRVSANFIDWVIRTHDPYGTLLTKLNAAAREGRYSNEIWQELTGKSEDELASQWKSQ, from the coding sequence ATGATCACCACTTCCAGCTCGCTCCATCCCTGGTCGTCGCACCAATTTGCTGCGACCGTTTTCAGTACCTGCATTGCCATGATCCTCGCACCGTCACTGGCCGCGCAAGTGCGAGTGGATGCGGAACAATCGAATGAAAGCCAATTCTTCGAGTTCGAGCGGATCCAGCGACCTGCAGTGAATGATCTTGGGATGAAAGCGAAATGGGCTGTCGTCCGCGGTCGCTTGGACGGGAACTCGATCGGCACTCCAGCCTTGGGGGATGGCAAAATACCCCAAACCGAGGATTCCCCTCGCGAGAATTGCTTCTTTGCAGCGGGTAGTGGGGGCGGATGTTTGGCCGCGGACCTAGGTGCAACACAGGATATTGCGGAGGTCGTTACCTATTCGTGGCACCCGAGCTCGCGAGCCCCTCAACGTTTCACGCTCTATGCTGCAACAGGGGAACACGAGGGTTTCGTTTGGGATCGATTGGATAACGACCGATCCCCGGAGCAACAGGGATGGAAACGCATAGCCGACGTCGATACCCGCACTCGACGAGGAGCCGGTGGACAACATGCCAGCCGTGTGACCGATGAATCCGGCTCGCTCGGCACCTATCGCTACTGGCTTGTGGAAGTCCAGCCGACGGCAGCCAACGATCCTTTCGCTCATACATTTCTCTGCGAAATCGACTTCATTGCAAAAAGCGTCGACTTGCCGGAACGTATTGTTGCACCCGAGAGGCAGTCGTTCGCTTTTTCCTCTTCGGATGGACAGTATCAGTATGTCATCGATGTTACGGCAGCCCCCGAGCTGGCGGATTGGACAGAGACCGAGTTGAAGCCCGTGATTTTGGAATGGTATCCTAGAATTGTCGCGATGCTCCCGAGCGAAGGATTTACAGCCCCCACCAAAGTGACGTTCCGGTATCAACCGAGCGCGAAGATGGAAGGCATTCCTGCTTATGCACAAGGGGGAACGATCTCGCTGAATGCGGGATGGATGAATCGAGAGAAAAACCGCGAGGCACGAGGCGCGGTGGTTCACGAAATGGTCCACGTCGTGCAGAGCTATCAAGGCCGTCGCAATCGCGGAGCGCGGCGTGAACCGACACCAGGCTGGATTGTAGAGGGAATTCCCGATTATATCCGTTGGTTCCTTTACGAGCCCCAATCCAAAGGGGCTGTGCTGAGCAAGGAGGCGTTATCGAAAGCAAAGCATGACGCAAGCTACCGCGTTTCGGCCAACTTCATCGACTGGGTTATTCGGACGCATGATCCGTACGGCACCCTCCTCACCAAGCTCAACGCGGCCGCGCGAGAGGGACGTTATTCCAACGAGATTTGGCAAGAACTCACAGGAAAGAGCGAGGACGAATTGGCTTCGCAATGGAAGAGTCAGTAG
- a CDS encoding BON domain-containing protein, which translates to MSHSPLLHRIDRVIQSSPHAPRRKVFLESAAGRIVLRGKVDSFYQKQMIQESLRGIEGVERICNQLEVEEPR; encoded by the coding sequence ATGTCCCACTCCCCGTTATTGCATCGCATTGATCGCGTGATCCAATCGAGCCCTCACGCTCCACGCCGTAAAGTCTTCCTAGAAAGCGCAGCGGGGCGGATCGTTCTGCGTGGAAAAGTCGATTCGTTTTATCAAAAGCAAATGATCCAGGAATCGCTCCGAGGAATCGAAGGAGTCGAACGGATTTGCAATCAACTCGAAGTCGAAGAGCCCCGATAA
- a CDS encoding GNAT family N-acetyltransferase: MDAASPRVIVYGIEPDLSATEFIDCLRRSTLAQRRPVDQIETIESMLRHAQVIVTARDESGLLVGVARAITDFAYCTYLSDLAVDEAHQKQGIGRELLRRSHEAAGLGTTLILLSAPKATTYYPHVGLEQHPSAWIIPRQT; this comes from the coding sequence ATGGATGCTGCCAGCCCCCGCGTGATCGTTTATGGGATCGAGCCCGATCTCAGCGCAACAGAGTTCATCGATTGCTTGAGACGCTCGACGCTCGCGCAGCGAAGACCGGTCGATCAGATCGAAACCATCGAAAGTATGCTGCGCCACGCGCAAGTGATAGTGACGGCTCGCGACGAATCGGGCTTGCTCGTCGGGGTGGCTCGCGCGATCACCGACTTTGCGTACTGCACCTACCTCTCCGATTTAGCCGTCGACGAAGCGCATCAGAAACAGGGCATCGGACGTGAACTATTGCGACGGAGCCACGAAGCGGCGGGATTGGGGACGACGCTCATACTGCTATCAGCTCCCAAGGCGACTACCTACTATCCGCATGTTGGACTAGAGCAGCACCCCAGCGCCTGGATCATTCCTCGCCAAACATGA
- a CDS encoding hemolysin family protein, whose product MPEWFPDLGSVVIALILVAVNGFFVAAEFALVKVRLGRIEQLVVSKKLFSKTARWLALRLEQSLSACQLGITMASLALGRVGEPAFAALLETPIKAVGITSEAALHAVAFAVSFTFVTALHLVIGEQAPKIFAIRKPESMLLACAVPLQLFYIASYPLMQSLNVTTAALLRLMGVNSQESGGIPYNEEEIRALLREAHVHGSLTRSEHSLINAVFEFDDLVCRRIMVARADIDFIDIHEPTAETLKMIQRTQHTRYPICDSSLDEVIGVLHVKDIVATELEDGFDWKKIMRPPKKVPENMPISKLLRHFQGTHQHMAFVVDEYGTIIGIVTLENVMEEIIGDVADEFDVVEPEIVPDGPGNFIVLGSTAVDDLEARLGIQFEDADVDTVSGLLLHKAERMLVAGDVIDFDERVQAKVLSVSDDRATKVRFTLLSSEEVE is encoded by the coding sequence ATGCCTGAGTGGTTTCCAGATCTCGGATCTGTCGTCATTGCGTTGATTCTCGTTGCAGTCAATGGATTCTTCGTCGCAGCTGAGTTTGCCCTAGTCAAAGTTCGCCTTGGTCGCATCGAACAGCTTGTTGTCTCGAAGAAGCTCTTTTCCAAAACCGCTCGATGGCTGGCCCTTCGGCTAGAGCAATCCCTGTCGGCTTGCCAGCTGGGCATCACGATGGCCTCGCTCGCGCTCGGCCGTGTCGGGGAACCTGCATTTGCGGCCTTATTGGAAACACCCATCAAGGCGGTGGGGATTACCTCGGAAGCAGCCCTCCACGCGGTCGCGTTTGCCGTCTCCTTCACCTTCGTCACCGCGTTGCATTTGGTAATTGGAGAGCAGGCACCGAAGATTTTCGCTATTCGCAAACCCGAATCGATGCTCCTCGCCTGTGCCGTACCGCTGCAGTTGTTCTACATCGCCAGCTATCCGTTGATGCAGTCGCTGAATGTCACGACGGCAGCTCTTCTGCGTTTAATGGGTGTCAATTCTCAAGAAAGTGGAGGGATTCCCTACAACGAAGAAGAGATACGGGCCTTGCTACGAGAAGCCCACGTGCACGGTAGTTTGACCCGCAGCGAGCATAGTCTCATCAACGCTGTATTCGAGTTCGACGACTTGGTCTGCCGACGCATCATGGTCGCGCGAGCGGATATTGATTTCATCGATATTCACGAACCGACAGCGGAAACTCTGAAGATGATCCAGAGAACCCAACACACCCGTTATCCAATTTGCGATAGCTCTCTCGATGAAGTGATCGGAGTGCTTCACGTCAAAGACATCGTCGCGACGGAACTCGAGGACGGGTTCGATTGGAAGAAGATCATGCGACCGCCAAAAAAGGTCCCAGAAAACATGCCCATCAGCAAATTGCTGCGGCACTTTCAGGGTACCCACCAGCACATGGCTTTTGTCGTCGACGAGTATGGCACCATCATTGGGATCGTCACGCTCGAGAATGTCATGGAGGAGATCATCGGCGATGTCGCAGACGAATTCGATGTCGTCGAACCGGAGATCGTACCCGACGGCCCTGGGAACTTCATCGTCCTCGGGTCGACTGCCGTCGACGACCTGGAAGCCCGCTTGGGAATTCAGTTTGAAGATGCTGACGTGGACACAGTCTCTGGATTATTATTGCATAAAGCCGAACGCATGCTGGTCGCAGGCGATGTCATCGATTTCGATGAACGTGTGCAGGCAAAGGTCCTTTCCGTTTCTGACGACCGAGCGACCAAGGTCAGATTCACCCTCCTTTCCTCAGAAGAAGTTGAATAA
- a CDS encoding NAD(P)-binding domain-containing protein — MSFPLQTDILLVGAGPIGIELAVALQRKGFDCVHIESGVVASTIAWYAPGTPIFSSPERIALAGIPFQTYPHGKATREDYLNYLRGVVLSEDLTIHQGQRLVTAQRSAEGFRCRIVESRTAVGGPSFRSLDEEHSGGVSVVSCRRIVLAIGDMHHPRQLGVAGEDRHNVSHFMPDIHELFGKRVVVVGAKNSAAEAVVRLARINRQLIVVHRGEGFSPERVKPWLLPEIRSLIADGRVEFLPYTDVKKIEPRTLQLQNRQTHRETSIPYEHLLLLTGYDQDPSLFQRLGLELDGENLKPKLDPLTMESSVPGVYVAGTATAGSQRGGVKVFIENCHVHVAKILAHLSGAAPASSLAIDRDEKHREL, encoded by the coding sequence ATGTCTTTTCCACTTCAAACAGACATTCTGCTCGTCGGCGCAGGCCCTATCGGGATTGAACTGGCTGTGGCGCTCCAAAGAAAGGGATTCGATTGCGTTCATATCGAATCGGGAGTAGTCGCCTCCACAATCGCTTGGTACGCCCCAGGAACACCTATCTTTAGCTCACCAGAACGCATCGCCCTCGCTGGTATCCCATTTCAAACCTACCCGCACGGGAAAGCGACACGCGAAGATTACCTGAACTATTTGCGCGGAGTGGTTCTCTCCGAAGATCTCACCATCCATCAAGGCCAACGGCTTGTCACCGCACAACGCTCGGCAGAGGGATTCCGGTGCCGTATCGTGGAATCAAGAACGGCAGTTGGTGGCCCATCCTTCCGCTCTCTCGATGAAGAGCACTCGGGGGGAGTTTCCGTGGTCTCTTGCCGTCGCATCGTTCTCGCCATTGGAGATATGCATCATCCGCGTCAGCTGGGAGTGGCAGGAGAGGATAGGCATAACGTTTCGCACTTCATGCCGGACATCCATGAGCTATTCGGCAAACGAGTTGTGGTTGTCGGCGCCAAGAACTCGGCAGCGGAGGCGGTGGTCCGTCTCGCTCGCATCAATCGCCAATTGATCGTCGTGCATCGAGGCGAAGGATTCAGCCCTGAAAGGGTGAAGCCCTGGCTGCTCCCCGAGATCCGAAGCTTGATCGCCGATGGTCGTGTAGAGTTCTTGCCCTACACCGACGTGAAAAAGATCGAGCCTCGAACCCTGCAATTGCAGAATCGACAAACTCACAGGGAAACATCCATTCCCTATGAGCATCTGTTGCTTTTGACGGGTTACGATCAGGATCCCAGCCTATTTCAGCGTTTGGGGCTCGAACTCGATGGTGAGAATCTTAAACCGAAACTCGACCCTCTGACGATGGAATCCAGCGTCCCTGGCGTCTATGTGGCGGGAACGGCTACGGCAGGTTCTCAACGAGGAGGCGTGAAGGTCTTTATCGAGAACTGCCATGTCCACGTCGCTAAGATTCTCGCTCATCTTAGTGGCGCGGCTCCGGCCTCCTCTCTTGCCATCGACCGAGACGAGAAGCACCGCGAGCTGTAG
- a CDS encoding DUF1501 domain-containing protein: MRCLGNPLGRRGFLTVGALGGLGLSMGDLFRLRAQADQKHYDFIDAKADSVIHIFLPGGIAHQETFDPKPYSPLEYRGELGTIKTKTGDVFCETLPRLASLSDRLTVIRSMTHGEAAHERGTHNMFTGYKPSPALVFPSFGSVISHEYGPKNNLPPYVAIPNSANEYAGTGYLSSSFGPFSLGADPANKGFRVQDLNLPNGVDMTRFERRRTALDAVNMHFQKKQNADAINAMDTFYQRAYSLISSEKAREAFNIEAEDNGLRDKYGRNAAGQRLLMARRLVEAGVRFVTVTYGGWDMHNQISAGMRRDTPPLDQAIGTLIEDLESRGLLSRTLIMVSSEFGRTPKINNEAGRDHWPKVFSVMLAGGGVKGGLVYGSSDATATEPEFDPVSPEDLATTMYHLLGIVADKELMAPGDRPIEICDGGKVLSDILA; the protein is encoded by the coding sequence ATGCGATGTCTCGGTAATCCGCTTGGTCGTCGAGGTTTTCTCACCGTGGGTGCTCTGGGAGGGCTCGGACTCTCGATGGGTGATCTGTTCCGGTTGCGAGCCCAGGCCGACCAGAAGCACTACGACTTTATCGATGCGAAGGCGGACAGCGTCATTCACATCTTCCTCCCTGGCGGTATCGCACACCAAGAAACGTTCGATCCAAAGCCTTACAGCCCGCTCGAGTATCGAGGGGAGCTCGGAACAATCAAAACCAAAACCGGCGACGTCTTCTGCGAAACCTTGCCGAGGCTGGCGTCGCTTTCCGATCGCTTGACGGTTATTCGATCGATGACCCACGGTGAAGCAGCCCACGAGCGTGGGACGCACAATATGTTCACCGGTTACAAACCATCGCCGGCGTTGGTCTTCCCAAGCTTTGGTTCCGTCATTAGTCACGAATACGGCCCCAAGAACAACTTGCCTCCGTATGTGGCTATTCCAAACTCCGCCAACGAGTATGCCGGCACCGGATACTTGAGCTCTTCGTTTGGCCCATTTAGCTTGGGAGCCGACCCAGCGAACAAGGGTTTCCGCGTCCAAGACCTGAATTTGCCCAACGGCGTCGATATGACTCGCTTCGAGCGACGCCGCACCGCATTGGATGCGGTCAACATGCACTTCCAAAAGAAACAGAACGCCGACGCGATCAATGCGATGGACACGTTCTACCAGCGAGCTTACTCCCTTATCAGTAGCGAGAAAGCGCGCGAAGCATTCAATATCGAAGCGGAAGACAATGGTCTCCGAGACAAGTATGGACGCAATGCTGCTGGCCAACGCCTCCTCATGGCGCGACGATTGGTCGAGGCCGGCGTTCGATTCGTCACCGTGACCTACGGCGGCTGGGATATGCACAACCAAATCTCCGCCGGGATGCGCCGGGATACGCCGCCTCTCGATCAAGCCATCGGGACATTGATCGAAGACCTTGAGTCGCGCGGGCTTCTCTCTCGCACCTTGATCATGGTCAGCAGTGAATTCGGCCGTACGCCGAAGATCAATAATGAAGCAGGACGCGATCACTGGCCCAAGGTCTTTTCGGTCATGCTCGCCGGGGGTGGCGTGAAGGGTGGGCTGGTCTACGGTTCGTCGGATGCGACCGCGACCGAGCCTGAGTTCGATCCGGTTTCTCCGGAGGATCTCGCGACCACCATGTACCACTTGCTCGGAATCGTCGCAGACAAAGAGTTGATGGCACCGGGCGACCGTCCCATCGAGATTTGCGACGGCGGAAAAGTTCTCTCCGATATCCTTGCCTAA
- a CDS encoding TCR/Tet family MFS transporter, which translates to MSDSPNHSESSTKGTTKPPRQAAIAFIMITVILDVLSLGLIIPVLQKLIKELVGGDESVAAFYIGLFGTLWALMQFFCSPIIGALSDRYGRRPVLLVSTFGLGLDFVLLALAPNLTWLLIGRIITGMTAASFSTAQAYLADVTPPERRTAAFGLFGAAFGIGFVLGPAVGGMLGSIDLRLPFWASAFLTLANGFYGYFVLPESLPKDKRSAFSWKRANPLGSLQLLRSKPGLLPMAIILLLYQLAHLAFQNVFVLYTDTHFGWEPWQIGLSLGTVGILNMIVQGGLIRPAIRRFGERKLVFVGLTGGIIGFAAYTLARDGTTFYWCTILFALMGFFQASINGVMSTRLGPSEQGRLSGANSSMMGIAGLIGPSLYATVFAWSVHPDRSPLWQGAPFAVACGILVLALILAFFTVPQRATAQAAVSTQP; encoded by the coding sequence ATGTCCGATTCTCCCAACCATTCCGAATCATCGACGAAGGGGACAACGAAACCGCCTCGTCAAGCTGCGATCGCCTTCATCATGATCACAGTGATCCTCGACGTTCTTTCGTTGGGGTTGATCATTCCGGTACTGCAAAAGTTGATCAAAGAGCTTGTCGGTGGCGACGAGTCGGTGGCTGCCTTCTATATCGGGCTTTTCGGAACGCTTTGGGCGTTGATGCAGTTTTTCTGTTCGCCCATTATCGGTGCTCTTTCCGACCGCTACGGCCGGCGCCCCGTGCTATTGGTTTCGACTTTTGGGTTGGGGCTGGACTTCGTGTTGCTCGCGCTGGCTCCCAATTTGACGTGGTTGTTGATCGGCCGGATTATCACCGGGATGACCGCGGCAAGCTTCTCGACCGCGCAGGCTTATCTCGCCGACGTCACTCCGCCGGAGCGTCGAACGGCAGCGTTTGGTTTGTTTGGGGCGGCATTCGGAATCGGGTTTGTGCTAGGCCCGGCGGTGGGTGGGATGCTTGGGTCGATCGATCTGCGGCTTCCCTTTTGGGCTTCCGCATTCCTGACCTTGGCGAATGGTTTTTACGGTTACTTCGTATTGCCCGAGTCGTTGCCCAAGGACAAACGCAGTGCCTTCAGCTGGAAGCGAGCCAATCCGCTCGGTTCCCTTCAATTGCTTCGATCCAAGCCAGGTTTATTACCCATGGCTATTATCCTCTTGCTCTACCAGCTCGCGCACTTGGCATTTCAGAACGTCTTTGTTCTTTATACCGATACGCACTTTGGATGGGAGCCTTGGCAAATCGGGTTATCGCTCGGAACGGTCGGCATCCTCAACATGATCGTACAGGGAGGTTTGATCCGACCCGCGATTCGGAGGTTCGGTGAACGGAAGCTGGTCTTTGTCGGTTTGACAGGTGGGATCATTGGGTTCGCAGCCTACACCCTCGCGCGCGATGGGACGACGTTTTATTGGTGTACGATCTTGTTTGCGTTGATGGGATTCTTTCAAGCTTCTATCAACGGGGTGATGTCCACACGATTGGGGCCATCGGAGCAGGGACGCCTATCGGGTGCGAATAGCTCCATGATGGGAATCGCCGGGCTGATTGGGCCGTCTCTTTACGCCACCGTTTTCGCTTGGTCGGTCCATCCCGACCGCTCCCCGCTTTGGCAAGGTGCACCGTTCGCAGTTGCTTGCGGTATTCTAGTCCTCGCGTTGATCTTGGCGTTTTTCACCGTACCCCAGCGAGCGACCGCGCAAGCTGCGGTTTCCACACAACCGTGA
- a CDS encoding DUF1080 domain-containing protein: protein MAHTWKTLLTVLAWSALAASSALSLAQDSTKKPVSLFDGKTLKGWSGLSENWKVEDGAITGVNTAENPLKNNTFLVSDKKVSDFELTLEFKIDGGNSGIQYRSKLIDADKFIVGGYQADIDANKRYMGINYEERGRGIMVERGQIVAVDDKGAKNKVGTCGDADALLGKIKFGDWNSYRIVAKGNKLQHFINDVLMSELQDGEAAKRASEGIIALQVHAGPPMKVQFRNIMLSE from the coding sequence ATGGCGCACACCTGGAAAACCCTTCTCACCGTATTGGCTTGGTCTGCCCTCGCAGCATCTAGCGCACTGTCCCTCGCACAAGATTCCACAAAAAAGCCAGTCAGTCTTTTTGATGGCAAGACCCTCAAAGGTTGGTCCGGTCTGAGCGAAAACTGGAAAGTGGAGGATGGTGCGATCACCGGCGTGAATACCGCTGAGAATCCTCTCAAGAACAACACATTCCTCGTCTCCGACAAGAAGGTTTCCGACTTTGAGTTGACCCTCGAGTTCAAAATCGACGGAGGGAATTCGGGGATTCAGTATCGCAGCAAACTGATCGATGCAGACAAATTCATCGTCGGTGGCTACCAAGCCGACATCGATGCCAACAAACGCTACATGGGCATCAATTACGAAGAGCGTGGACGCGGGATCATGGTCGAGAGAGGTCAGATCGTTGCAGTCGACGACAAAGGTGCGAAGAATAAAGTCGGAACGTGCGGCGATGCCGATGCGCTTCTAGGAAAGATCAAATTCGGTGATTGGAACTCATACCGAATCGTGGCCAAAGGGAACAAACTTCAGCACTTCATCAACGATGTACTGATGTCGGAATTGCAGGACGGTGAAGCCGCAAAGCGAGCCAGCGAAGGAATCATCGCCTTGCAAGTGCACGCCGGACCGCCGATGAAGGTCCAATTCCGAAACATCATGCTATCGGAATAG
- a CDS encoding sugar phosphate isomerase/epimerase family protein codes for MSSQSPLRPDFQMGRRRILSGASTAFAGLAVGGSSWQVLAQTTSNTSVPAPNEMRFGLVTYQWGKDMDLPTVIAACQAAEMGGVELRTEHRHRVEPALTKLERSEVKKRFADSGIELIGYGSNCEFHSADPAVVQKNIEQTKELIHLMHDCGGSGVKVKPNGFASGVPREKTIEQIGKALQELAAYGEGYGQQIRLEVHGSNTSRLDVIRDIFQVAEHRNAAVCWNSNQEDLVSPGLATHFGMVKSRLGDTTHVRKLDDGDYPYAELFELLLRANYQGWVLLEAHSNPEDKVAAMKQQTAVFRSLLAAVRVKLAANQP; via the coding sequence ATGTCCTCACAATCACCTTTGCGTCCCGATTTCCAGATGGGCCGCCGTCGAATTCTGTCCGGTGCCTCCACTGCGTTCGCGGGGCTCGCGGTCGGCGGGTCTAGCTGGCAAGTCCTTGCTCAAACCACATCGAATACGTCGGTTCCGGCCCCGAACGAGATGCGATTTGGGCTGGTAACCTACCAGTGGGGTAAGGATATGGACCTGCCTACGGTGATCGCTGCTTGCCAGGCGGCTGAAATGGGAGGGGTAGAATTGCGGACCGAGCATCGGCACCGGGTCGAACCCGCGCTGACAAAGCTTGAGCGATCCGAGGTAAAAAAGCGCTTTGCGGACAGCGGGATCGAGTTGATTGGGTACGGTTCCAACTGCGAATTCCATTCGGCCGACCCAGCTGTGGTGCAAAAGAATATTGAGCAAACCAAAGAGCTCATCCACCTCATGCACGATTGCGGGGGGAGCGGGGTCAAAGTGAAACCGAACGGATTCGCATCGGGAGTTCCTAGGGAAAAGACCATCGAGCAAATCGGCAAAGCCCTTCAAGAGCTTGCCGCGTATGGAGAAGGCTATGGTCAGCAAATCCGATTGGAGGTGCATGGCTCGAACACCAGTCGACTGGATGTGATTCGGGACATCTTTCAAGTGGCGGAGCACCGCAACGCGGCCGTCTGCTGGAACAGCAATCAAGAAGATTTGGTTTCGCCAGGCCTTGCGACCCATTTTGGAATGGTGAAATCGCGCTTGGGAGATACAACACATGTCCGCAAACTCGACGATGGTGATTATCCCTATGCCGAGCTATTCGAACTGTTGCTACGAGCGAATTACCAAGGATGGGTGTTGCTCGAAGCGCACTCCAATCCAGAAGACAAAGTCGCTGCCATGAAGCAACAGACTGCTGTCTTCCGCTCGCTTCTCGCCGCCGTGCGAGTCAAGCTGGCCGCCAACCAACCATAA